One Rosa chinensis cultivar Old Blush chromosome 5, RchiOBHm-V2, whole genome shotgun sequence genomic region harbors:
- the LOC112167890 gene encoding rust resistance kinase Lr10, whose product MSFLFWLLLIFVDADVVHGGVGPEDCKEARCSSDGPVIQFPFRLKGRQPVHCGYPGFDLSCTKDKETLLEMPSSSKLFVREINYTSQKIQAYPQLGCLDKDIFYQGSCTLSVILIVTGMTIYYVYSSLKREEENQLRIKRFLDEYRALKPSRYSYADIKRITEKFKEKLGQGAYGTVFKGRLSSELLVAVKILNNSNEKGEDFINEVGTMGQIHHVNVVRLIGYCADGFIRALVYEFLPNGPLQNFLSSADNENSFIGWDKLQDIALGIAKGLEYLHQGCEQQILHFDIKPHNVLLDHDFTPKVSDFGLAKLCSRDQSAVSMTARGTMGYIAPEVFSRNFGNVSYKADVYSFGTLLLEMVGGRKNFKVMEDSTSQVYFPEWIYNLLEQGNDLRIHIGDEGNVEIAETLAVVGLWCIQWYPIDRPSMKTVVQMLEREGDNLTMPPNPFASNSSSS is encoded by the exons ATGAGTTTCTTGTTCTGGTTGCTCCTGATATTTGTAGATGCAGATGTTGTGCATGGTGGAGTAGGTCCTGAAGATTGCAAAGAAGCAAGATGTAGCAGTGATGGCCCAGTTATCCAGTTCCCATTTCGACTTAAAGGTAGGCAACCGGTCCATTGTGGTTACCCGGGTTTTGATCTTTCATGCACCAAAGACAAAGAGACATTGCTTGAGATGCCATCATCATCCAAGCTCTTTGTTAGAGAGATTAACTACACATCACAGAAAATTCAAGCTTATCCTCAACTTGGTTGCTTGGACAAAGACATTTTCTACCAGG GTTCTTGCACACTTTCTGTTATTCTTATAGTGACGGGAATGACAATCTACTATGTCTACAGCTCtctgaaaagagaagaagaaaatcagctGAGAATTAAAAGATTTTTGGATGAATACAGAGCTCTTAAGCCAAGCAGATATTCTTATGCAGATATTAAGAGGATAACAGAGAAGTTCAAGGAGAAGCTAGGTCAAGGGGCCTATGGAACTGTATTTAAAGGTAGGCTTTCCTCTGAATTACTTGTTGCTGTGAAAATCCTCAACAATTCAAATGAGAAAGGGGAAGATTTTATTAATGAAGTGGGCACAATGGGTCAAATCCACCATGTCAATGTGGTACGCTTGATTGGTTACTGTGCTGATGGATTTATACGAGCTCTTGTTTATGAATTCTTACCAAACGGTCCACTCCAGAATTTCTTATCATCAgcagataatgaaaattcattcaTTGGTTGGGATAAGTTGCAAGATATTGCTTTAGGTATAGCCAAAGGACTTGAATATCTTCACCAAGGTTGCGAACAACAAATCCTCCACTTTGACATCAAACCCCATAATGTGTTGCTAGACCATGATTTCACACCAAAAGTTTCCGATTTTGGTTTAGCCAAGTTGTGCTCTAGGGATCAAAGCGCCGTATCCATGACTGCAAGGGGAACCATGGGCTATATTGCACCAGAAGTCTTCTCTAGGAACTTTGGTAACGTGTCATATAAGGCAGATGTCTATAGTTTTGGAACATTGCTTCTTGAAATGGTTGGGGGCAGAAAGAATTTTAAAGTCATGGAAGACTCCACCAGCCAAGTCTACTTCCCAGAATGGATCTATAACCTCTTAGAACAAGGGAACGACCTTCGCATCCATATTGGGGACGAAGGAAATGTTGAAATTGCTGAGACACTTGCAGTTGTGGGTCTATGGTGCATCCAATGGTATCCAATAGACCGTCCTTCCATGAAAACAGTAGTTCAAATGTTGGAAAGGGAAGGTGACAATCTGACCATGCCTCCTAATCCTTTTGCCTCTAATTCATCTTCGAGTTGA
- the LOC121049212 gene encoding uncharacterized protein LOC121049212, producing the protein MIRLVDAGVHKTEDNYFSNLVYPLTVFNFSSYFNYDDPYILSYPYFESPNASYRDYQHITMPLIFLSCTNQMNFSDLFIETAPCIKNTGIHSSSDPSLSTVYSYFMLGRLDDDGYPEDLSPAEWGLSCKITLMALVSPPPTPTDKYSKSCQGIYKQLAYGFELSWIGYGCANKKCGLHERCALNFNMTRFECQFVVEDEDASEPN; encoded by the exons ATGATCCGACTCGTGGATGCTGGTGTTCACAAGACCGAGGACAACTACTTCTCCAACTTAGTTTACCCTTTAACTGTCTTCAACTTTAGTTCTTATTTCAATTATGATGATCCTTACATCTTGTCCTACCCATATTTTGAGTCGCCGAATGCATCATATCGGGATTATCAGCACATAACAATGCCTCTAATTTTCCTGAGCTGCACAAATCAAATGAATTTTTCCGACCTCTTTATTGAAACAGCTCCATGCATCAAGAATACCGGCATCCACTCTTCCTCTGATCCATCCCTGTCCACAGTGTATTCTTATTTCATGCTTGGGCGTTTGGATGATGATGGCTACCCAGAAGATTTGAGTCCGGCTGAATGGGGGTTGTCCTGCAAAATAACACTCATGGCTCTTGTGTCCCCCCCTCCCACTCCCACTGACAAGTACAGCAAGTCGTGTCAAGGCATATATAAACAACTAGCATATGGCTTTGAACTCTCCTGGATTGGCTATGGATGTGCAAATAAAAAATGCGGACTACATGAACGCTGTGCGCTCAACTTCAACATGACCAGATTTGAGTGCCAGTTTGTGGTGGAAG ATGAAGATGCTTCTGAACCAAACTGA